TGGCGAACATCATGCCCTCAGAGGAGGATTCCTCGTTGTTGCCGTGCGCGAAACCGGCGTGCCCGGAGGCCCAGCCGTGACCCGCGTAGGCGTCGAAGTTGCGCAGGAACGGGAACCGGGACTCGCCGCGGTCGTAGTTGTTGGCGTCCTTCACCAGCAGCTTGACCATGCCGCCGTAGCGGGAGTCCGACGCCCAGGTCGGGTCGTGCTGGGCCAGGATGGCCGCGGCCAGCACGTAGTAGCCGGCGTGGAAGTGGTGGTCGTTCAGCTCGGCGTCGGTGCCGTAGCCGGCCGGGTAGCCGGTCAGCGCGCCCCACGTGGCGTCGTAGGCGAAGTGCCTGCCGGACTCGCCGGAGCCCGCGGTGAGCCAGTCGGTGAGCCGGTCGCGGACCATGCCGAGCAGCCGGTCGCGGCCCGTCGTGTAGCCGATCTGGTTGGCGACGCGGGCCAGCGCGGCGAGCCGCCACAGCGCCTTGCCGGTCCAGTAGGTGTCGGCCGCGCCCTTCCACGGGTCGGCGGCGTTCAGCTCCTGGTCGATCTCGGCGCGCAGCCGGTTCTGGTCGGCTGCCGACGACAGGGGGAGGGCCGGCAGGACGCCGTTGAACGTGCTGCGGGTGGTGAACGACGCGCCCTCGCGCAGCCGCATCTCACCGCGCGGCGAGGTGTAGCGGTAGGAGGTGACGGCGTCCGAGGAGTTGAGCCACTGGTGCCGGTAGAGGGCCTGGAGGGTGCCGGTCTGGGTGCCCTGGCGAGCCGTCGTCGTGGCCGTGTAGGTGGTGGTGAGCTGCGCGTTCGACGCGTTGTACGACCAGCCGACCTTGGTGTCGGTGACGAACGAGAACGCGTACCGCTGGAACAGCGACAGCGCGTCGCGGCTCGGCAGCACGGCGACCGAGAAGAACGCGGCGTTGGAGGTGGCCTCGGCGGTGCCGACGACGTTCCAGTTGCTCGGCGAGAACAGCGCGTAGTCACGGCCGTTGATCGTGACGCCGAGGGTGGCGCCGGTGTTGCTCCAGATCGTGGTGGCGCCGTTGAAGCCGACCCGCGCCGCGCCGCCGGACGCCTCCGCGTACACGTACGGCGAGCCGTGGCCGATGGTGGTGCGCAGGGTGCGCGTGCCGTCGGTCCACAGTGGGCTGACCGTCCAGTCGGACCAGCCGTCGACCTGGGTGCGCGGCGCGTTGAGGCCGCTCACCCCGACGAACAGGTCGTCCTGGTGCATGAACTCGTAGAACCGGCCGTCCGGGGTGATGTTCGGGCTGGTCGGGTAGCCGACGCCGAGACCCTGCGCCGCCGCGTGGAAGGTCAGCGGGTGGGCGTACATGTTCTCGGAGTACGGGTTGCCCGGGTAGCGCTGGAAGGCCAGCGACGACCACCAGTCGTTGGTCGGGACCGGGCGGCCGGCCATCCGGGACGTGACCTTGGGCGTCACGGGCGCGCCGGTGGAGTCGGACGGGCCGACCGCGCCCGCGGGGCGGGTGGTGGCGTAGCTGCCCGCGCCGACCGTGACGGCGCCGGCCGTCCCGGGCAGGGCGAGGGGGATGACGGCGGCCGCGGCCACGGCGACCGTCAGGGCCGCCAGGTGGGGGCGGATTGAACGCACAGGGGACCTCCAGCAGGGACTCACAGCTCTGTGAGAGCGCTCTCACGCGTGGTAAACGGTAAACCGCTGGTGAGCCGTGTGTCTACGGTTGTCCGGTTCTTGCTGCTGTCAAGAACCCGACTGCTGGTCCTCGGTGCGCAACCGGTACTCGCAGCCGTACTCGACCGCGTACTGCAGGTCGTAGTGGTGCACGATCTTGGGGCCGCCGTGCAGGTGGACGTGGGTGACCGTCTGCTTCGGCGACTCGGGCGGCTTGGCGTGCGAGTCGACCCGGCCGTCGAGCGGGCCACCGACGAACCGCACCACGTACGCCTGCGTCATCGGCTGCCTCCCTCTCTTCGGCGTTGGGACCCATGGTACGAGAGGACCAGTGGGATCGCGGCTGAACCGCTGTCGGAAACAGCCGGACGGATCAGTGGCCGAACCAGTGCTCGGCCAGCTCGTCCAGCGTCCGGGCGCGGGTCGGCGCCTCGCGCAGGTACCAGGCGAGGTTCGAGTAGACGTGCAGCAGGGCGTAGGCGAGCACCCGGCGCGGGTCCACCGCGCGGCCGTAGCCGCCGAGCAGCGCCCGGTTCGCCCCCCGGTCGCCGCGGGTGAGGAAGACGCCGGTGGCGACGAACTCGTACTCGGGCGCGGCGCGCATGGCTGGTTCGAAGTCGAAGAGGCCGGTGAGGCGTCCGCCGTCGATCAACAGGTGGGCGCTCATCACCTCGGTGTGCGCCAGCACCGGTTCCGGCCGGCCGAGGTCGACGGAGTCGAGGAAGTCCGGGACCTGCTCCAGCCACTCGGGCGCCAGGTTCCGATCGCGCTGCCGCGCCACGCACCCGTCGCGCTGCGTGCGCACGAACCCCGGCCAGTCGACCGGCGGCATCGGCGGAGTGATCGCGTGCAGGGCCGCCAGCGCCTCGCCGACCTGCCGCGCCACGTCCCGCCGCGCGCCCGCGGCC
This genomic window from Saccharothrix sp. HUAS TT1 contains:
- a CDS encoding glycosyl hydrolase produces the protein MRSIRPHLAALTVAVAAAAVIPLALPGTAGAVTVGAGSYATTRPAGAVGPSDSTGAPVTPKVTSRMAGRPVPTNDWWSSLAFQRYPGNPYSENMYAHPLTFHAAAQGLGVGYPTSPNITPDGRFYEFMHQDDLFVGVSGLNAPRTQVDGWSDWTVSPLWTDGTRTLRTTIGHGSPYVYAEASGGAARVGFNGATTIWSNTGATLGVTINGRDYALFSPSNWNVVGTAEATSNAAFFSVAVLPSRDALSLFQRYAFSFVTDTKVGWSYNASNAQLTTTYTATTTARQGTQTGTLQALYRHQWLNSSDAVTSYRYTSPRGEMRLREGASFTTRSTFNGVLPALPLSSAADQNRLRAEIDQELNAADPWKGAADTYWTGKALWRLAALARVANQIGYTTGRDRLLGMVRDRLTDWLTAGSGESGRHFAYDATWGALTGYPAGYGTDAELNDHHFHAGYYVLAAAILAQHDPTWASDSRYGGMVKLLVKDANNYDRGESRFPFLRNFDAYAGHGWASGHAGFAHGNNEESSSEGMMFATAAVLFGQATGDTAMRDAGIYLHTTQETTIGQYWFDKDNAVFPSNFRHDTVGMVWGAGASYSTWWTANPEEIHGINMLPITGGSLYHADYKADILQNINELRANNGGTEVEWKDIITQFLALADPAQALSQYGSGLEPESGDSRAHAYHWITSLNTYGTPDTSVTANVPTHAVLSKNGARTYVAYNPGTTTTTVTFSDGQTLSVPASSTAWRGPAGSGVDSGSGGVNPTTTTTTTTTTTTTTTTTTTTTAPPVSRDAFGTIQAESYDQHKGLIKETTTDSGGGQNIAAIANGDWALFRGVDFGSRTGRQFVARVASGAGGGVSGLVEVRIGSPTAAPIGSFALANTGGWQSWRTVPANITGLTGKQDVYLTFTSGQPADFVNVNWITFGS
- a CDS encoding phosphotransferase family protein, with the translated sequence MSFPPAATEDQFDALDDDALRPGVEALCDHLDLSGDVERFADGSLPVYSVGPHHVLKLFPTVHLDEVATERDVLAAVHGRLPVPTPGLRAAGEFGGWGYVLMERLRGASLRDVWPGLAAGARRDVARQVGEALAALHAITPPMPPVDWPGFVRTQRDGCVARQRDRNLAPEWLEQVPDFLDSVDLGRPEPVLAHTEVMSAHLLIDGGRLTGLFDFEPAMRAAPEYEFVATGVFLTRGDRGANRALLGGYGRAVDPRRVLAYALLHVYSNLAWYLREAPTRARTLDELAEHWFGH